A region of Scytonema millei VB511283 DNA encodes the following proteins:
- the def gene encoding peptide deformylase, producing MASEIAVEKKKLKNPPLDIRYLGDRALRQPAKRISKVDVEVRQLAREMLQSMYSADGIGLAAPQVAVSKQIIVIDCEPDNAANPPLILINPTIKRTSSDICVAEEGCLSIPGIYLNVTRPQAVEIAYKDEYGHPRSLQATDLLARCIQHEIDHLNGIVFVDRVENRLALTQELAKHGFSMSAVKPVA from the coding sequence ATGGCTTCTGAAATCGCAGTTGAAAAGAAAAAGTTAAAAAACCCTCCCTTAGATATCCGCTATTTGGGCGATCGCGCTCTGCGTCAACCTGCAAAACGCATCAGCAAAGTCGATGTAGAAGTTCGCCAGTTGGCGCGAGAAATGCTACAGAGTATGTATAGCGCAGACGGCATCGGCTTGGCTGCACCACAAGTAGCTGTATCCAAGCAAATCATCGTTATTGACTGCGAACCAGACAATGCCGCTAACCCACCCTTGATCCTGATCAATCCTACGATCAAACGTACCAGCAGCGATATCTGCGTGGCGGAAGAGGGCTGCTTGAGTATCCCAGGCATTTATCTGAACGTGACGCGCCCCCAAGCCGTAGAAATTGCTTACAAGGACGAATACGGGCATCCGCGATCGCTACAAGCTACAGACTTACTGGCTCGCTGTATTCAGCACGAAATCGACCATCTCAACGGAATTGTCTTCGTCGATCGCGTCGAAAACAGGCTAGCTTTAACCCAAGAACTGGCAAAGCATGGCTTTTCCATGAGTGCAGTCAAACCTGTTGCTTAA
- a CDS encoding LeuD/DmdB family oxidoreductase small subunit — protein MSTCVRGLIFVVDDNIDTDQIIPAEYLTLVPSKPDEYEKLGSYAMIGLPDRYGKFIATDEMKTRYPIIIAGENFGCGSSREHAPIALGAAGVKAVIAQSYARIFFRNCVSTGELYPWESGERLCDRFVTGQEVTVDFDKNQIINHTLDHTYSLKSLGEIKPVIDAGGIFAYARQTGMIAAR, from the coding sequence ATGAGTACTTGCGTTCGCGGTTTAATTTTTGTAGTTGATGATAATATCGATACCGATCAGATCATTCCCGCAGAATATTTAACGCTAGTTCCTTCCAAGCCGGATGAGTATGAGAAGCTTGGTAGTTACGCCATGATTGGCTTACCGGATCGCTACGGCAAGTTTATTGCTACCGATGAAATGAAAACACGCTATCCAATTATTATTGCTGGAGAAAACTTTGGGTGCGGTTCGTCTCGCGAACATGCACCAATCGCTCTTGGCGCTGCTGGAGTGAAAGCAGTCATCGCTCAATCTTATGCGCGAATATTTTTCCGTAATTGTGTTTCTACAGGCGAATTATATCCTTGGGAGTCTGGCGAACGACTGTGCGATCGCTTCGTGACTGGACAAGAAGTCACGGTTGACTTTGACAAAAATCAAATCATCAATCATACGCTAGACCACACCTATTCTCTAAAGTCTCTAGGAGAGATTAAACCTGTAATTGATGCAGGTGGTATTTTTGCTTATGCTCGTCAGACTGGAATGATTGCTGCTCGGTAG
- a CDS encoding Npun_R1517 family heterocyst differentiation transcriptional regulator has translation MNPDAASHPNRQLEVGVFECEIHLKFRLIEENCVLNDREKLLELLIDAFTAGADEYLEPLHSCVKTKEISELEASPHMRRQLMRLRNSSNLT, from the coding sequence ATGAATCCTGACGCAGCATCACATCCAAATCGACAGCTAGAAGTCGGTGTTTTCGAGTGTGAAATTCATTTGAAATTTCGGCTGATTGAAGAAAATTGTGTTTTGAACGATCGCGAAAAATTATTAGAACTCTTGATTGACGCATTTACAGCGGGTGCAGATGAATACTTAGAGCCTTTGCACTCCTGCGTGAAAACCAAAGAGATCTCTGAGCTAGAAGCCTCTCCCCACATGCGTCGTCAACTGATGCGACTGCGCAATTCTTCTAACCTCACATAG
- a CDS encoding PrsW family glutamic-type intramembrane protease encodes MTEQHLAEGWLRLLPNAGEAGLTCSYSLSPEREMTIGRDPACDIVLESEQYGMVSRHHATFYPLPQNRWQVCDMNSSNGTFINGQRLQGCRELVPGDRITLGEGREAFAKHGRRAYRLRHRGAEFIFESHSPHPSSLIPPPASPLTEAEVNFSHLFPIISTAKDLTHKAYLIPGIFTVIFVVLMFATVGQPKAIRFNQLLVATYLSSAAYYFVYRLCGKIKPWWLPILAATATALILFSPILPLFIFIFRRILPGDLPNSLIALSFPELFLRMFVGAGLMEEFLKALPVLGAYALGRRLASPWREWIGVWEPLDGILLGTASAVGFTLVETLWQYVPEIAQNVAMSAGQAAGQIVGLQLLIPRIIGAVAGHMADSGYFGYFIGLSVLKPRQRWQILSVGYVSAAALHALWNSTAAFSGLLLVVVGVLSYAFLTAAILKARMLSPTRSQNFATRFLEKTPKRPD; translated from the coding sequence ATGACCGAACAACATCTTGCTGAAGGATGGTTGCGGCTATTACCTAATGCAGGAGAAGCTGGACTGACATGCAGTTACAGCCTTTCACCCGAGCGAGAAATGACAATCGGGCGCGATCCTGCCTGCGATATCGTACTGGAATCGGAGCAGTATGGTATGGTTTCTCGCCATCATGCCACTTTCTACCCCCTACCTCAAAATCGGTGGCAGGTGTGTGACATGAACAGTAGTAACGGTACTTTTATCAACGGACAGCGCTTGCAAGGCTGTCGGGAACTTGTTCCAGGCGATCGCATCACGTTGGGCGAAGGTCGCGAAGCGTTTGCGAAGCATGGTCGAAGAGCATACCGCCTTCGGCATCGCGGTGCAGAATTCATTTTTGAATCTCATTCTCCTCACCCATCCAGCCTCATTCCGCCACCTGCATCACCGCTGACTGAAGCAGAAGTCAATTTTTCCCACTTATTTCCGATTATCTCTACTGCTAAAGACTTAACCCACAAAGCTTATTTAATTCCAGGTATTTTCACAGTTATATTTGTCGTCTTAATGTTTGCTACTGTCGGTCAACCAAAAGCGATTCGTTTCAATCAACTATTGGTTGCCACCTACTTGAGTAGCGCCGCCTATTATTTTGTCTATCGGCTTTGTGGAAAAATTAAACCTTGGTGGCTTCCAATTCTTGCTGCCACAGCTACAGCGCTCATTCTATTTAGCCCTATCTTACCCCTATTTATCTTTATCTTCCGTCGCATCTTACCAGGAGATTTACCTAATTCTCTTATAGCGCTGAGCTTTCCCGAATTATTCTTGCGGATGTTCGTCGGGGCTGGCTTAATGGAAGAGTTTCTGAAAGCTTTACCCGTCTTGGGGGCATATGCTTTAGGACGACGACTTGCTTCTCCTTGGCGTGAATGGATTGGGGTCTGGGAACCTTTAGACGGCATTCTACTGGGAACTGCCTCAGCTGTGGGCTTTACCTTGGTCGAAACGTTATGGCAATACGTGCCAGAAATTGCTCAAAACGTGGCGATGTCAGCCGGACAAGCTGCTGGTCAAATTGTGGGATTGCAATTACTGATTCCGCGTATCATCGGTGCAGTTGCTGGACATATGGCAGATAGCGGATATTTTGGTTATTTCATTGGTTTAAGCGTACTCAAACCGCGTCAACGTTGGCAGATCTTGAGTGTGGGATATGTCAGTGCAGCCGCACTTCATGCTTTATGGAACTCCACCGCTGCTTTTAGCGGCTTGCTCCTAGTCGTGGTAGGTGTTCTATCGTATGCGTTTTTAACGGCAGCGATTCTCAAAGCTAGAATGCTCTCACCAACGCGATCGCAAAACTTTGCCACTCGCTTTTTGGAAAAGACACCTAAAAGACCAGATTAA
- a CDS encoding CHAT domain-containing protein: MSQSDIPCLSLAIERLANAGKDNFAIWVVQAPYPGGYVKHDCVLSPRLMQAWQAWQAMFAPRSSPPISPEIISQTLDLVPEIVAYPGGKTNGQGGRLMQHLCINLWQWIFQGQVQMSLEKSQGIAIGQGKPLRLRIDIREPDLIALPWEIMQPQAGKPAISLPSPLQAPQVFFSRTTNDVGSLISLPPSQGLNVLLVLGQDTEAGSLQLETEAKILEQTLRSFQQLKPIERRNLATVPCRVDTLLQPTPKELISQLETQAYNIFFYSGHGLSAPNGGLLFLRPGVAIDGTELAHVLARSQVKLCAINACWGAQPAFDNGQPLPRSSLAEVLIHHGVPAVLGMRDEIADEEALSFIQVFTQALAAGSPIDRAAAIARQQLLAVYKYISHAWTLPILYMHPEFDGELLGAPARDEITQLPEDTVAGTTVYPPVRAQLRSTSAPEQVWHLGTRLVRVGRLAENDIVVQEGWVSQRHAEIYCRQDRGDTTFFLRDNSRFGTLLSNIPSSDRWQNVYREEVPLKSGMKLKFGSHKGQTYEFIVED; the protein is encoded by the coding sequence ATGTCCCAGTCTGACATTCCCTGCTTGAGTTTAGCAATCGAACGTCTTGCCAATGCTGGTAAAGATAACTTTGCCATTTGGGTAGTGCAAGCCCCTTATCCTGGGGGATATGTTAAGCATGATTGTGTTTTGTCTCCTAGATTGATGCAGGCTTGGCAAGCTTGGCAGGCAATGTTTGCGCCTCGTTCATCGCCACCAATTTCTCCAGAGATAATTTCTCAGACCTTGGATTTAGTTCCAGAAATCGTTGCCTATCCTGGCGGAAAAACCAACGGACAAGGGGGTCGTTTGATGCAACATTTATGCATCAACCTTTGGCAGTGGATTTTTCAGGGACAAGTACAAATGAGTCTGGAGAAGAGCCAAGGGATTGCGATCGGACAAGGAAAACCGTTACGGCTAAGAATAGATATTCGAGAGCCGGATCTGATCGCCTTGCCTTGGGAAATTATGCAGCCTCAGGCTGGAAAACCAGCTATCTCCCTACCTTCACCACTACAAGCACCACAAGTCTTTTTCAGTCGCACGACTAACGATGTTGGTTCCCTGATTTCGCTACCACCCAGTCAGGGTTTGAATGTTTTGCTGGTTTTGGGACAAGACACCGAAGCTGGAAGCTTGCAGTTGGAAACAGAAGCAAAAATTCTCGAACAAACTCTGAGAAGCTTTCAACAACTCAAACCAATTGAAAGGAGAAATTTAGCAACGGTTCCCTGTCGGGTAGACACTTTGCTGCAACCTACTCCTAAAGAATTAATCTCGCAGCTAGAAACTCAAGCTTACAATATTTTCTTTTATTCCGGTCATGGTTTGAGCGCTCCAAATGGAGGATTGTTGTTTTTACGTCCTGGGGTGGCGATTGACGGTACGGAGTTAGCCCATGTACTAGCACGTTCTCAAGTCAAATTATGCGCGATTAATGCCTGTTGGGGAGCGCAACCCGCGTTTGATAACGGACAACCTTTACCGCGTAGCAGTTTAGCAGAAGTCTTGATTCATCACGGCGTACCAGCAGTACTGGGAATGCGAGATGAAATTGCCGATGAAGAAGCTTTAAGTTTTATTCAAGTTTTTACCCAGGCGTTAGCAGCAGGTTCGCCGATCGATCGCGCGGCGGCGATCGCCAGACAGCAACTACTAGCTGTTTATAAATATATTTCTCATGCTTGGACGCTACCCATCCTCTACATGCATCCAGAGTTTGATGGGGAGTTGCTCGGCGCACCCGCTCGCGACGAAATTACTCAGCTACCAGAAGATACGGTCGCGGGTACAACAGTATACCCACCAGTAAGGGCGCAACTGCGCTCTACTTCTGCTCCAGAGCAAGTCTGGCATTTAGGTACGAGATTAGTAAGGGTAGGTCGTCTGGCAGAGAATGATATTGTAGTTCAAGAAGGCTGGGTCAGTCAAAGACACGCAGAAATCTATTGCCGTCAAGACCGCGGCGATACGACTTTTTTCTTACGAGATAATTCTCGTTTCGGGACTTTGCTGTCAAATATACCCAGTAGCGATCGCTGGCAAAATGTATATCGTGAGGAAGTCCCGCTAAAATCGGGAATGAAGTTAAAATTCGGCAGCCATAAGGGTCAAACCTACGAATTTATTGTTGAAGACTGA
- a CDS encoding protein phosphatase 2C domain-containing protein, which yields MQNNEVTIQCPNDLCKAANSEGDKFCQRCGTSLIKRYLWVVGQGAELHEIGTSIAERFYLKAERIVLDTQPGLLLDSPYLDISNEIRPYLRLVAYRLQVPQVYGLISLDRETPEKEILLLEQAPIYPDGVSTAGQLMPQMTAVWQSVSSLRQLNWLWQIAQLWQPLSSEGVASSLLVPQFLRVEGSLLRLLQLQLDDAERPTLAQLGQSWLQLAKEAQPSVTGFIEQLSQDLQQGEIVNSEQLLACLDRGLLELGQSITHRDIVPSRSFKISTCTDTGPSRQRNEDACYPASGTTLAKPPEAKAIAIVCDGIGGHEGGNVASSLAIETLQHQVQQLPLDEASLDPNTLSHALEQFTRKTNECISSRNDKEHRQGRQRMGTTLVMAVGHQHEIYIAHVGDSRAYWVTRTGCHQITLDDDVAAREVRLGYAVYREALQQPSAGSLVQAIGMSASVHPTVQRFVLDEDCVFLLCSDGLSDYDLVDRCWQTEILPILDGDIDVATATKHLVELGNNLNGHDNITVALVHCQVKVQEPETPLGYSQSLDKTSHGAVSSSSSAVTLLEPPTEDAIENYVPIANTQLLSPLPPPQQSRQWLLPLVLGIGLLLSAAGGLWLAYSQNWRERNPTAAGSNGTEQIAPQESPVTSGSSINTTNVPRSPERIYEAQQATRLKRQAESANSSTDLHQPNSPELILPPRSIVKVLSNQKPLSQQQGTAWTQLQVCSTPALTSSNPSSTGDRQLLKRGDNAWIANTELDRRFKEFSGENNPCSTSQVLPTETGGGNRESGGQDDK from the coding sequence ATGCAAAATAATGAGGTAACGATCCAATGTCCAAACGATCTGTGTAAGGCTGCCAACTCTGAAGGCGACAAGTTTTGTCAGCGCTGCGGTACATCCTTAATTAAACGTTACTTGTGGGTGGTCGGGCAAGGTGCAGAACTCCACGAGATCGGAACATCGATCGCGGAGCGCTTTTACCTCAAAGCCGAGCGAATTGTTTTAGATACTCAACCTGGTTTACTGCTAGACTCTCCTTATTTAGATATTTCTAATGAAATTAGACCTTATTTGAGACTGGTAGCGTATCGTCTCCAAGTTCCGCAGGTATACGGATTAATCTCGCTCGATCGCGAAACACCCGAAAAAGAAATTTTGCTGTTGGAACAAGCGCCGATTTATCCCGACGGTGTGTCAACAGCAGGACAACTGATGCCGCAGATGACCGCTGTTTGGCAGTCCGTTTCTAGCTTGCGCCAACTCAATTGGTTATGGCAAATTGCTCAACTGTGGCAACCCTTATCTAGTGAAGGCGTAGCCTCTAGCTTGCTCGTCCCCCAGTTTCTACGAGTAGAAGGATCGTTATTAAGGCTGTTGCAATTGCAATTGGATGATGCCGAACGTCCCACGCTAGCGCAACTCGGTCAATCTTGGTTGCAGCTCGCTAAAGAGGCTCAACCGAGCGTGACTGGATTTATAGAACAGTTGAGCCAAGATTTGCAACAAGGAGAAATCGTCAACTCGGAGCAATTGCTAGCGTGTCTGGATCGAGGATTGTTGGAATTAGGGCAAAGCATTACGCATAGAGACATTGTCCCCAGTCGGAGCTTCAAGATTAGTACTTGCACCGATACTGGTCCTAGCCGTCAGCGAAATGAAGATGCCTGCTACCCAGCCAGCGGTACGACGCTTGCTAAACCACCAGAAGCAAAAGCGATCGCAATTGTCTGCGATGGGATTGGCGGACACGAAGGAGGTAACGTTGCTTCCAGTCTAGCGATCGAAACGCTACAGCATCAGGTACAACAGCTGCCGCTAGATGAAGCAAGTTTAGACCCGAATACCCTCAGTCATGCTCTAGAACAGTTTACGCGCAAGACAAACGAATGTATCAGTAGCCGTAACGACAAAGAGCATCGTCAAGGAAGACAGCGAATGGGGACAACCTTGGTGATGGCAGTAGGGCATCAACATGAAATATATATTGCTCACGTTGGTGATAGCCGTGCCTACTGGGTGACGCGCACGGGTTGCCATCAAATCACCCTAGATGATGACGTAGCTGCCCGTGAAGTACGGTTGGGTTATGCTGTCTATCGGGAAGCACTACAACAACCCTCGGCTGGTTCTCTCGTCCAAGCGATCGGCATGAGTGCATCGGTACATCCCACGGTACAGCGGTTTGTGTTGGATGAAGACTGCGTATTCCTCTTGTGTTCTGATGGCTTGAGCGATTACGATTTAGTCGATCGCTGCTGGCAAACAGAAATCTTGCCAATTTTAGATGGGGATATCGATGTCGCTACAGCAACTAAGCACCTTGTAGAACTTGGTAACAACCTCAACGGACACGATAATATTACTGTTGCTTTAGTACATTGTCAGGTGAAGGTGCAGGAGCCAGAAACTCCGCTTGGTTACAGTCAGTCACTAGACAAAACGAGTCATGGCGCAGTCAGCTCATCTTCATCTGCCGTAACTCTCTTAGAACCACCAACGGAAGATGCGATCGAGAACTACGTCCCGATCGCCAATACGCAGTTACTCTCACCACTACCACCACCGCAACAATCGCGGCAGTGGTTGCTCCCGCTAGTCTTGGGAATTGGTTTACTCTTGAGTGCGGCAGGAGGACTGTGGCTGGCTTACAGCCAAAATTGGCGAGAGCGAAACCCAACAGCAGCAGGTAGTAACGGTACGGAACAGATTGCTCCACAGGAATCACCAGTGACTTCTGGTAGCAGTATCAATACTACCAATGTCCCGCGATCGCCTGAAAGAATCTATGAGGCTCAGCAAGCAACTCGCCTCAAGCGCCAAGCAGAATCGGCAAACTCTTCTACCGATTTACACCAACCCAATTCGCCTGAGTTGATTTTGCCACCGAGGAGCATAGTGAAAGTCCTGAGCAATCAAAAACCGCTTTCTCAGCAACAAGGTACTGCTTGGACGCAACTCCAAGTTTGCTCAACCCCTGCACTCACCTCCTCTAACCCATCTTCAACTGGCGATCGCCAGCTATTAAAACGAGGAGACAATGCTTGGATTGCAAATACTGAACTAGATCGACGATTCAAGGAATTTTCAGGAGAAAACAATCCGTGTTCTACATCTCAGGTGTTGCCAACAGAGACAGGAGGTGGAAATCGAGAGTCAGGAGGACAAGATGATAAGTAA
- a CDS encoding NAD(P)H-quinone oxidoreductase subunit M has translation MEEQLLKSTTRHVRIFSAEVNEDGELVPSNQVLTLDVDPDNELTWNEDALQTVYGKFDELVESHSGADLTDYNLRRIGSDLEHLIRSLLQSGRISYNLNSRAINYSMGLPQVAVEDNR, from the coding sequence ATGGAAGAGCAGCTACTTAAGTCCACAACCCGCCACGTTCGGATTTTCTCTGCGGAAGTTAATGAAGATGGCGAACTCGTTCCTAGCAATCAGGTGTTGACGCTAGATGTTGACCCCGATAATGAATTAACTTGGAATGAAGATGCGTTACAAACGGTATACGGCAAATTTGACGAACTGGTGGAGTCTCACAGTGGCGCGGATTTGACCGATTACAATCTACGCCGCATTGGCTCGGATTTGGAACACTTGATTCGATCGCTGCTACAAAGCGGTCGGATTAGTTACAACTTGAATAGTCGGGCGATCAACTACAGTATGGGACTACCACAAGTTGCTGTGGAAGATAATCGATAG
- a CDS encoding SRPBCC family protein — MTQQYDESDLDFELDDTNGDDIDAASSTEDVEVHTEELAHRQRQITAKIQISHPVEKVWQVLTAYDTLADFIPNLAVSRRLAHPHGGIRLEQVGTQRLLRFNFSARVVLDLEEKFPHEIHFDMVEGDLKAYSGKWLLEPYFVCENPGTNLCYTVRVLPKRTMPVAIVERRLRQDLRSNLLAIRRRVEELYVVGSREQGADEISLGTSASL; from the coding sequence GTGACTCAACAGTACGACGAATCCGATCTCGATTTCGAGCTTGATGATACTAATGGCGACGACATCGATGCTGCATCTTCAACCGAGGATGTGGAAGTACACACAGAAGAACTAGCACACCGCCAACGCCAGATTACCGCTAAAATTCAGATCTCCCACCCCGTAGAAAAGGTGTGGCAAGTTTTGACAGCCTACGACACCTTAGCCGATTTTATTCCCAACTTAGCAGTGAGTCGGCGGCTAGCTCATCCTCATGGTGGCATTCGCCTAGAGCAAGTTGGAACTCAACGATTGCTGCGTTTCAACTTTTCTGCCAGAGTCGTTTTAGATTTAGAAGAAAAATTTCCCCACGAAATTCATTTCGACATGGTTGAGGGAGATTTAAAAGCTTATTCTGGGAAGTGGCTGCTAGAACCTTACTTTGTTTGTGAAAATCCAGGCACAAATCTCTGTTATACAGTGCGAGTATTGCCCAAGCGTACTATGCCTGTAGCAATTGTCGAGCGCCGCCTGCGGCAGGATTTGCGATCGAACCTGCTAGCAATTCGCCGCCGCGTTGAGGAGTTATATGTAGTAGGGAGTAGGGAGCAGGGAGCAGATGAAATAAGTCTTGGCACAAGTGCTAGCTTGTAG
- a CDS encoding GAF domain-containing sensor histidine kinase, with the protein MRKRVSQDWTVYKKSAINRWSRDTIKSLSTEVVRLSSTKTSLMKNVSISSNSSLPERSPKFSLTRMQPAEDLAQLGQQILQVALSHSDDSETALTQIAKLLGEAFQVDGCIITFAPGVTETSVVGSWYFNAAVPVSQQKLLQPLQKLAATIPAQASLLAIDNLHALTHEVLTEDKDLLPTIKAVLQIPIWEQNKLSGVVSLLCYDVYQWGELAANAAQQLMTSLSIAIAHLAQAQSVATLQRQIQTAARTKALLNQLTVASRSSMELNQLLQMAIASTAQALAVSRGSILLLKYVEPQLRNRVREKLPRAKATIASEWSQDVQAYTCGEHHHKIAEQSFWLSECGLCQQALMNSPQPVAIASQSDLQLSDLTSCLAPIFDFSQFPSALILPIESQGTVLGFLVLQHCGDRHWHPEELSLVELVCAQIGTAIIQNQTLRQVQSLVDDRTLQLQRSLEVQSLLYEKTRKHNEQLRQLNQLKDEFLSTMSHELRTPLTSMSLAIRMLRQQGITPERQAKYLDILEEQCDREINLIANLLKLQQLESNQAPLKLETIDLKVKLQALSQSFKQTWLDKGLSIQLDIPKSSLLAQTDEEAFDRILQELLTNAGKYSHPDTTVVLQVTHQVDLQLNQIVLQLTNTGAGISEEERKYIFEKFRRGQGVTQQAIQGTGLGLALVKCLVQHLNGNIEVTSSPTDDSAAYETCFTLTLPQTFAR; encoded by the coding sequence GTGAGAAAGCGTGTTAGCCAAGACTGGACTGTTTATAAAAAATCTGCTATCAACCGCTGGAGTAGGGATACAATCAAATCGCTATCAACGGAAGTTGTCCGGTTATCATCTACAAAAACCTCACTGATGAAAAATGTTTCCATTTCATCAAACTCATCCTTACCAGAGCGATCGCCCAAATTCTCCCTCACACGAATGCAGCCAGCAGAAGACTTAGCTCAACTGGGACAACAAATCCTTCAAGTCGCATTGAGTCACTCTGACGACTCAGAAACAGCACTCACGCAAATTGCCAAATTACTTGGAGAAGCATTTCAAGTCGATGGCTGTATAATCACGTTCGCCCCAGGAGTCACGGAAACATCGGTAGTTGGTTCGTGGTATTTTAATGCTGCTGTCCCCGTTTCGCAGCAAAAGCTCCTTCAGCCACTCCAAAAGTTAGCAGCGACAATTCCTGCTCAAGCTAGCTTGCTGGCAATTGACAATCTTCATGCTCTCACCCATGAAGTGCTGACAGAAGATAAAGACCTACTACCTACAATTAAAGCAGTATTACAAATCCCGATTTGGGAGCAAAATAAGCTCAGTGGTGTTGTTAGCTTACTTTGCTACGATGTCTATCAGTGGGGAGAGTTAGCTGCAAATGCAGCTCAACAGCTAATGACATCGCTATCAATCGCGATCGCTCACCTCGCCCAAGCCCAATCTGTAGCTACTTTGCAACGGCAAATCCAGACCGCTGCTCGTACTAAAGCTTTACTTAATCAACTAACAGTTGCTAGCCGCAGCTCGATGGAGCTGAATCAGTTGCTGCAAATGGCGATCGCGAGTACAGCTCAAGCTTTGGCAGTCAGTCGCGGTTCGATTCTGTTATTGAAGTATGTTGAGCCACAACTCAGAAATAGAGTCAGAGAAAAACTACCTAGAGCTAAAGCGACAATTGCTAGTGAATGGAGTCAGGATGTACAAGCATATACTTGTGGAGAGCATCATCACAAGATCGCCGAACAGTCTTTTTGGCTTTCCGAGTGTGGGTTGTGCCAACAAGCGCTCATGAATTCACCGCAACCAGTAGCGATCGCCAGTCAAAGCGATCTACAGTTGAGCGATCTAACTTCCTGTTTAGCTCCAATTTTTGATTTTTCGCAATTTCCCTCTGCCTTAATTTTGCCGATCGAAAGCCAAGGGACAGTATTAGGCTTTTTAGTTTTGCAACACTGTGGCGATCGCCACTGGCATCCAGAAGAATTATCGCTGGTAGAGTTGGTTTGCGCCCAAATTGGGACGGCAATTATTCAAAACCAAACGCTACGTCAGGTACAATCTCTTGTAGACGACCGGACTTTACAACTTCAGCGCAGTCTGGAAGTTCAAAGTCTACTTTATGAGAAAACCCGCAAGCACAACGAACAACTGCGTCAACTCAATCAGTTAAAGGATGAGTTCCTCAGTACGATGAGCCACGAGTTACGTACGCCATTGACTAGCATGAGTTTGGCGATTCGGATGTTACGGCAACAAGGAATTACTCCAGAGCGTCAGGCTAAGTATTTGGATATTTTAGAAGAACAGTGCGATCGAGAAATCAACTTGATTGCTAACTTGCTCAAGCTTCAGCAACTTGAATCAAACCAAGCGCCGCTGAAATTAGAAACTATAGATCTCAAAGTTAAACTGCAAGCCTTATCTCAGTCTTTCAAACAAACTTGGCTAGATAAAGGATTAAGCATTCAGTTAGATATCCCAAAATCTTCTCTACTAGCGCAAACAGACGAGGAAGCGTTCGACCGCATTCTTCAAGAACTTTTAACCAATGCCGGGAAGTATTCTCACCCAGATACAACTGTAGTTTTGCAAGTCACGCATCAAGTCGATCTTCAGCTCAACCAAATTGTTTTACAACTGACCAACACTGGTGCTGGTATTTCTGAAGAAGAAAGAAAGTATATATTTGAAAAATTTAGGCGCGGTCAAGGTGTGACACAGCAAGCCATTCAGGGTACTGGACTGGGACTTGCTTTAGTAAAATGCTTAGTACAGCATTTAAATGGCAATATTGAAGTAACTAGCAGTCCGACCGATGATTCTGCTGCCTACGAAACCTGCTTCACTCTCACCCTACCACAGACCTTTGCTCGTTAA